A window of Herpetosiphonaceae bacterium contains these coding sequences:
- a CDS encoding glycosyltransferase family 4 protein — translation MRILVCTTQVPFARGGAELLSEGLRDALRDHGHEAEIVALPFAWTPRPNLLKSALTWRLLDLTQVGGRPVDAIICTKFPSYAARHPRKIVWLVHQHRQAYDWYGTRLSDWGAQPGDAEARRLLQRLDRRTLGEAHRLFAISRNVAARLRRFNDLQAMPLYPPSHLMSRLKPGPFDDYILSISRLDAAKRIDLLLHALARSRAPLRAIIAGRGPEQESLRRLAQALGLGERVQFAGFVEDTPALDLFARCRAVYYAPVDEDYGLATIEAFAAGKPVLTTADAGGVLEFVQNGISGFVTAPEADALAARIDQLADVTTARRLGADNLARVAEINWEHVVTTLLAS, via the coding sequence ATGCGCATCCTTGTCTGCACAACACAGGTTCCATTCGCGCGCGGCGGCGCTGAGCTGCTGAGCGAGGGCCTGCGCGATGCGCTGCGCGACCACGGCCACGAGGCCGAAATTGTCGCGCTACCGTTCGCATGGACGCCGCGCCCGAACCTGCTCAAGAGCGCGCTGACATGGCGGCTGCTGGATCTGACGCAGGTCGGCGGGCGGCCCGTGGATGCGATCATCTGCACCAAGTTTCCGTCGTACGCCGCCCGGCATCCGCGCAAGATCGTCTGGCTGGTCCATCAGCATCGGCAGGCGTACGACTGGTACGGCACGCGGCTCTCGGACTGGGGCGCGCAGCCCGGCGACGCCGAGGCGCGGCGGCTGCTTCAGCGGCTCGATCGGCGCACGCTGGGCGAGGCCCACCGGCTCTTTGCGATCTCGCGCAACGTCGCTGCCCGGCTGCGGCGCTTCAACGATCTTCAGGCCATGCCGCTCTACCCGCCAAGCCATCTGATGAGCCGCCTCAAGCCGGGGCCGTTCGACGACTATATCCTCTCGATCTCGCGGCTGGATGCGGCCAAGCGCATCGACCTGCTGCTCCACGCGCTGGCCCGATCGCGCGCGCCGCTCCGCGCGATCATCGCCGGGCGCGGGCCGGAGCAGGAATCGCTGCGGCGGCTGGCGCAGGCGCTTGGCCTGGGCGAGCGGGTGCAATTCGCCGGTTTTGTCGAGGATACGCCAGCCCTCGATCTTTTTGCCCGCTGCCGCGCCGTCTACTACGCGCCCGTCGACGAAGATTACGGCCTGGCGACGATCGAGGCGTTTGCCGCCGGAAAGCCCGTGCTCACCACCGCCGACGCGGGCGGCGTGCTCGAATTCGTGCAGAATGGCATCAGCGGCTTTGTCACCGCGCCGGAGGCCGACGCGCTGGCGGCCAGGATCGATCAGTTGGCCGACGTGACGACCGCCCGGCGCTTAGGCGCGGACAATCTCGCCCGCGTCGCCGAGATCAACTGGGAGCACGTCGTCACCACGCTGCTGGCATCCTGA
- a CDS encoding glycosyltransferase family 4 protein yields MSATEPVAIVLPWYGSETAGGAEAQARNLVQTLHRAGVSVEVWSTTARDARAPLVPYYPLGEDEVDGVRVRRFPPSTGTGAQITRRFAAQHPIHELNLLQSLTGSDALLDTLAQERDRRRWAFFLYAFPLSFWGAQIAGERGYLIPCLHDEPYAYYSTTRRLLRTVRKVLANSEPEQQLICRLADLDRSRVPVVGEGIDLTRRGDGARFRESYGVDGRFVFFTGRRDHSKNFPVLLAYVQEYLARRGPCVKLLVAGSGELRVPPALRSSIVDLGFVSEQTKHDAYAATDIFCMPGLFESFSIVVMEAWLQGTPVLVHADCAVTVAHCKQANGGVWFRGYRQFEASLDRLLGDPATAQQLGQQGREWVLRECRWEDVATRFCDAVFGAD; encoded by the coding sequence ATGAGCGCGACTGAGCCGGTTGCGATCGTGCTGCCGTGGTACGGCTCCGAAACCGCCGGTGGAGCCGAAGCCCAGGCCCGCAATCTGGTCCAGACGCTCCACCGGGCTGGCGTATCCGTCGAGGTCTGGAGCACCACCGCCCGCGACGCGCGCGCGCCGCTCGTGCCCTACTACCCGTTGGGCGAAGACGAGGTCGATGGCGTTCGGGTGCGGCGCTTCCCGCCCAGCACCGGCACAGGCGCGCAGATCACCAGGCGCTTCGCGGCGCAGCACCCGATCCACGAGCTAAACCTGCTCCAATCGCTCACCGGCAGCGATGCCTTGCTGGATACGCTGGCCCAGGAGCGCGATCGACGGCGCTGGGCCTTTTTCCTGTATGCGTTTCCGCTGAGCTTCTGGGGCGCGCAGATCGCCGGGGAGCGCGGCTACCTGATCCCGTGTCTGCACGACGAGCCGTACGCCTACTACAGCACCACCCGTCGCCTGCTGCGCACCGTGCGCAAGGTGCTGGCGAATAGTGAGCCTGAGCAGCAGTTGATCTGCCGTCTGGCCGATCTCGACCGTAGCCGCGTGCCGGTCGTCGGCGAGGGCATCGACCTGACGCGGCGGGGCGATGGCGCGCGCTTCCGCGAATCCTACGGCGTCGATGGGCGCTTCGTCTTCTTCACCGGGCGGCGCGACCACTCCAAGAATTTTCCGGTGCTGCTGGCGTATGTTCAGGAGTATCTCGCGCGGCGCGGCCCGTGCGTCAAGCTGCTCGTGGCAGGATCAGGCGAGCTGCGGGTGCCGCCCGCGCTGCGCTCGTCGATCGTCGACCTGGGCTTTGTGAGCGAGCAGACCAAGCACGACGCCTACGCCGCCACCGACATCTTCTGCATGCCCGGCCTCTTCGAGAGCTTCAGCATCGTCGTGATGGAGGCCTGGCTGCAAGGCACGCCCGTGCTGGTCCACGCCGACTGTGCTGTCACCGTCGCGCACTGCAAGCAGGCCAACGGCGGCGTGTGGTTTCGCGGCTACCGCCAGTTCGAGGCCAGTCTCGACCGGCTGCTCGGCGATCCGGCGACGGCGCAGCAGTTGGGCCAGCAGGGCCGCGAATGGGTCCTGCGTGAATGTCGCTGGGAAGATGTCGCCACACGCTTTTGTGACGCCGTGTTCGGCGCGGACTGA
- the purD gene encoding phosphoribosylamine--glycine ligase — translation MKILLVGGGGREHAIAWKMRQSPLLTELIVAPGNAGTAALGRNVAVKADDIAGQVALAMSERPDLVVVAPDNPLALGLVDRLQTAGLRAFGPTAAAARIEASKALAKEVMARAGIPTAAFKIVDEYAAAERFVREQDRPFVVKADGLALGKGVIVADTVDETLDALRSIMQQRAFGAAGARVVLEERLRGEEVSFLAFADGRMVVPMVASQDHKRLLDGDHGPNTGGMGAYAPVTAIDRRLSMEITAQIMQPAIDTLAEMGHPFSGVLYAGLMLTEDGPRVLEFNARFGDPETQVLLPLLESDLVEIMLACVEGRLTPDLVRWREGAALGVVLSAEGYPAQPRSGDPIDLPTALPPETLVFHAGTALRDDQLVTAGGRVLAAVGLGATLPEAHARAYGLAEQIMFAGRHMRRDIGRRGLQASGAAGRSEQA, via the coding sequence ATGAAAATCTTGCTGGTTGGCGGCGGTGGTCGTGAGCATGCCATCGCCTGGAAGATGCGGCAATCGCCGCTGCTGACGGAGCTGATCGTCGCGCCGGGCAACGCGGGCACGGCGGCGCTGGGGCGCAACGTGGCGGTCAAGGCGGACGACATCGCGGGCCAGGTGGCGCTGGCGATGTCGGAGCGTCCCGATCTGGTAGTAGTCGCGCCCGATAACCCGCTGGCGCTGGGCCTGGTCGATCGCTTGCAGACGGCGGGGCTGCGCGCGTTCGGGCCGACGGCGGCTGCCGCGCGGATCGAGGCAAGCAAGGCGCTTGCGAAGGAGGTCATGGCGCGGGCGGGCATTCCGACGGCGGCCTTTAAGATCGTGGACGAGTACGCGGCGGCGGAACGATTCGTGCGCGAGCAGGATCGACCGTTCGTGGTCAAAGCCGACGGCCTTGCGCTCGGCAAGGGCGTGATCGTCGCGGACACGGTCGACGAGACGCTGGACGCGCTACGGTCGATCATGCAGCAGCGGGCCTTCGGCGCGGCGGGCGCGCGCGTGGTGCTGGAGGAGCGCCTGCGCGGCGAGGAGGTGTCGTTTCTGGCCTTCGCCGATGGCCGCATGGTCGTGCCGATGGTCGCCTCGCAGGATCACAAGCGGCTGCTCGACGGCGATCACGGGCCGAATACCGGCGGCATGGGCGCGTACGCGCCGGTCACGGCGATCGATCGGCGGCTGAGCATGGAGATCACGGCGCAGATCATGCAGCCTGCGATCGATACGCTGGCCGAGATGGGGCATCCCTTCTCCGGCGTGCTGTACGCTGGGCTGATGCTGACCGAGGACGGGCCGCGCGTGCTTGAGTTCAACGCGCGCTTCGGCGATCCCGAAACGCAGGTGCTACTCCCGCTGCTGGAGAGCGATCTGGTCGAGATTATGCTGGCCTGTGTCGAGGGGCGGCTTACGCCCGACCTGGTGCGCTGGCGCGAGGGCGCGGCGCTGGGCGTGGTGCTCTCCGCCGAGGGCTATCCCGCGCAGCCGCGCAGCGGCGATCCGATCGATCTGCCCACCGCGCTGCCTCCGGAGACGCTGGTGTTCCACGCGGGCACCGCTCTGCGCGACGATCAACTGGTGACGGCAGGCGGTCGGGTGCTGGCGGCGGTCGGGCTCGGCGCGACGCTGCCGGAGGCGCACGCGCGGGCGTATGGTCTGGCTGAGCAGATCATGTTCGCGGGACGCCACATGCGGCGAGACATCGGGCGGCGCGGCTTGCAGGCGTC